A window from Nitrosopumilus adriaticus encodes these proteins:
- a CDS encoding RNA polymerase Rpb4: MEEVQKKQAISLSEVKEILGKVDPEDMDQIQRWTYDYVSKFATIESKDAKDMKKQLIKECELTEDEAVEIVNIRPTSLAELRSFTFGWKKLILAETLEKMLNIIKGHS; this comes from the coding sequence ATGGAAGAAGTACAAAAGAAACAAGCCATTTCTCTTTCAGAAGTTAAAGAAATCTTAGGTAAAGTTGATCCTGAGGATATGGATCAAATTCAGCGATGGACCTATGACTATGTTTCAAAATTTGCGACAATTGAATCAAAAGATGCAAAGGATATGAAAAAACAACTCATCAAAGAATGTGAACTAACAGAAGATGAAGCTGTTGAAATTGTAAACATTAGACCTACAAGTTTGGCTGAACTACGTTCATTTACATTCGGCTGGAAAAAACTAATTCTTGCTGAAACTCTAGAAAAAATGCTCAATATAATCAAGGGGCATTCCTGA
- a CDS encoding DUF655 domain-containing protein: MYRAQSPPRKYEEHAYVLDFNSRGKSSTVRGREGIIVTAIGEDRLTLLEILGIPNSTFEIGEKIYIGKDGRTKVLSVLGKMEYDKISSSAQSELPTVVENIVTNNESKFVEYLNKAQPLTPRIHALELIPGIGKTYMKTMLEEREKKKFESYADLQERVGFKEPVKHISERIMDEITGESRMNLFVKR, encoded by the coding sequence TTGTATAGGGCACAATCCCCACCTAGAAAATATGAGGAACATGCTTATGTTTTGGATTTTAATTCTAGAGGGAAATCATCTACTGTAAGAGGACGAGAAGGAATTATTGTTACAGCAATAGGCGAAGACCGTTTAACTCTTTTAGAAATTCTTGGAATTCCAAATTCTACTTTTGAGATAGGTGAGAAAATCTATATCGGAAAAGATGGGAGAACTAAAGTTCTCTCAGTACTGGGAAAGATGGAATATGATAAAATCTCTTCATCTGCACAAAGCGAATTGCCAACAGTTGTAGAAAATATTGTAACTAATAATGAATCTAAATTTGTAGAATACCTCAACAAAGCGCAACCATTAACACCAAGAATACATGCTTTAGAACTAATTCCAGGAATTGGAAAGACCTACATGAAAACAATGCTTGAAGAACGAGAAAAGAAAAAATTTGAAAGCTATGCTGATTTACAAGAAAGAGTCGGATTCAAAGAACCAGTTAAACATATTTCAGAACGAATCATGGATGAAATTACTGGCGAAAGCAGAATGAATCTCTTTGTTAAGAGATGA
- a CDS encoding metallophosphoesterase family protein — protein MQIVQISDLHVGSQFLEDKFDTLVSEVNELNPEVIVITGDLTNEGLMKEYEKCKSLLEKFNTKKIIAISGNHDYRNTGYLLFKKFFPFEAVNELSDDVVLVTVGTARPDRNEGEVGYRQNLWLERTMKKYKDKVKIVAMHHHLIAIPDTGSDQLTVVDAGDVLRTVLDTKVDIVLCGHKHRPWAWNFRTLTVVNAGTATSERVRGFFENTYNILTITEKKVHVDLKIVGGKRLPIDEIVNNYSQFTDE, from the coding sequence ATGCAAATAGTTCAAATCTCTGATCTACATGTTGGCTCTCAATTTTTAGAAGACAAATTTGATACTCTAGTTTCTGAAGTAAATGAACTAAATCCTGAAGTGATTGTAATTACTGGCGATTTGACAAATGAGGGACTCATGAAGGAATATGAAAAATGCAAATCACTTTTAGAAAAATTTAACACAAAAAAAATCATTGCAATTAGTGGAAACCATGATTATAGAAACACCGGTTATCTATTATTCAAAAAATTCTTTCCATTTGAAGCTGTAAATGAACTCAGTGATGATGTTGTTTTAGTTACAGTTGGAACTGCCAGACCTGATAGGAATGAAGGTGAAGTGGGATACAGACAAAATTTGTGGTTGGAGAGAACTATGAAAAAATACAAAGATAAAGTAAAGATTGTTGCAATGCATCATCATTTGATTGCGATTCCTGATACTGGCTCTGATCAACTAACTGTTGTTGATGCCGGAGATGTTCTCAGAACCGTTCTGGATACCAAAGTTGACATTGTTTTATGTGGACACAAACACAGGCCTTGGGCTTGGAATTTTAGAACTTTGACAGTGGTAAATGCGGGAACTGCAACATCTGAGAGAGTTCGTGGTTTCTTTGAAAACACATACAACATTCTCACAATAACTGAGAAAAAAGTTCATGTAGATCTCAAAATAGTGGGTGGAAAAAGACTACCAATTGATGAAATCGTTAATAATTATAGCCAATTTACCGACGAGTGA
- the radA gene encoding DNA repair and recombination protein RadA has translation MVEDLRLDSLEGVGPVTTRKLSDAGVHNVMDLIVRGPVEIADITGMEKDTAEKIVNKARQHLVDGGLIAKHFVSASEIYKHRQSIGKITTGTNCLDTLFDGGIETQALTEVYGEFGCGKTQFAHTMSVMVQKTKEEGGLEGSVLYIDTENTFRPERIVSIAKAHDMDPEKVLDNIIVARAYNSAHQVLILEEAGPIIEENNVKLIVADSAVGLFRAEYLGRGTLSVRQQKLNHFVHLLSRIAETYNCAAIATNQVMASPDVFFGDPTRPIGGNVVAHTSTYRIYFKKSGKKRIARMVDSPHHPEEEVIFALGEAGVIDPEEADKKTKKTTKKAKAAKEPKVEATVEAPEVEATVEAPEVEATVEAPEVEATVEAPEVEATVEAPEVEDAVKSTVDPELDDSEPIEE, from the coding sequence ATGGTAGAAGATTTAAGATTAGATAGTTTAGAGGGCGTAGGTCCTGTAACTACAAGAAAATTATCCGATGCAGGTGTCCACAACGTCATGGATCTCATCGTCAGAGGTCCAGTCGAAATTGCAGACATAACTGGAATGGAAAAGGACACTGCTGAAAAAATTGTCAATAAAGCCCGACAGCACTTAGTTGATGGGGGATTAATTGCCAAACACTTTGTTAGTGCAAGTGAAATTTACAAACACCGACAAAGTATTGGTAAAATTACAACTGGTACAAACTGCCTTGATACATTATTTGATGGTGGTATTGAGACTCAAGCCTTAACAGAAGTTTATGGTGAATTTGGTTGTGGTAAAACACAATTTGCTCATACAATGTCTGTAATGGTTCAAAAAACCAAAGAAGAAGGTGGTCTTGAAGGCAGTGTTTTGTATATTGATACTGAAAACACTTTCCGACCTGAAAGAATTGTATCTATTGCAAAAGCCCATGATATGGATCCTGAAAAAGTTCTAGACAACATCATAGTTGCTCGTGCATATAACAGTGCACACCAAGTGTTGATTCTAGAAGAAGCTGGTCCTATAATTGAAGAAAACAATGTTAAACTAATTGTTGCAGATTCTGCAGTTGGATTGTTCCGTGCTGAATATCTCGGAAGAGGAACATTGTCAGTCAGACAACAAAAACTCAATCATTTTGTTCATTTGCTATCTAGAATTGCAGAAACATACAACTGTGCTGCAATTGCAACCAACCAAGTTATGGCATCACCTGATGTCTTCTTTGGAGATCCAACACGACCTATTGGTGGAAACGTAGTTGCACATACTAGTACCTACAGAATCTACTTTAAGAAATCAGGTAAGAAGCGAATTGCTAGAATGGTAGATAGTCCTCACCACCCTGAAGAGGAAGTAATCTTTGCTCTAGGCGAAGCAGGAGTAATCGATCCTGAAGAAGCTGATAAAAAGACCAAAAAGACTACCAAAAAAGCAAAAGCAGCAAAAGAGCCAAAGGTAGAGGCTACCGTGGAAGCACCTGAAGTAGAGGCTACCGTGGAAGCACCTGAAGTAGAGGCTACCGTGGAAGCACCTGAAGTAGAGGCTACCGTGGAAGCACCTGAAGTAGAGGCTACCGTGGAAGCACCTGAAGTAGAGGATGCTGTAAAATCTACAGTAGACCCTGAATTAGATGATTCAGAACCAATTGAAGAGTAA
- a CDS encoding dihydroorotate dehydrogenase electron transfer subunit — protein sequence MQRNHNHTTIVTIEKVIDETPTVRTLVFSDDLMSNVLPGQFAMVWIPGINELPMSVMISNEPGKAAFTVRKHGPASTGLFNIKEGQQIGIRGPYGNSFDLKKGKLLLVGGGTGLVPMMRLLSFVKPTDDVTVLIGAKSKDEVFFEDFANSMLEKNPHKVLVSTDDGSYGEKGFVTDLVEKLVNESHYDGVYVCGPEIMMYKTVQSAHSRGMFVQASLERMMKCGVGICGSCCVGEDLVCRDGTVFDGEHLSSNKEFGHFYRNKAGILEKY from the coding sequence TTGCAAAGAAATCATAATCATACAACAATTGTTACTATTGAAAAAGTAATTGATGAAACACCTACTGTTAGAACTCTTGTCTTTTCAGATGATCTAATGTCAAATGTACTTCCTGGACAATTTGCAATGGTTTGGATTCCTGGAATTAATGAATTACCAATGAGTGTAATGATCTCCAACGAACCTGGGAAAGCCGCATTTACTGTAAGAAAACATGGTCCAGCTTCTACTGGATTATTTAATATCAAAGAAGGACAACAAATTGGAATTCGTGGTCCTTATGGAAATTCATTTGATCTAAAAAAAGGAAAACTTTTGCTAGTGGGTGGGGGGACTGGCCTTGTTCCAATGATGCGATTACTTTCATTTGTAAAACCAACAGATGATGTGACTGTACTAATAGGTGCAAAATCAAAAGATGAAGTTTTCTTTGAAGACTTTGCAAATAGTATGTTGGAGAAAAATCCTCACAAAGTACTAGTTTCAACTGATGATGGAAGCTATGGTGAAAAAGGATTTGTCACTGATTTAGTTGAAAAACTGGTCAATGAATCTCATTATGATGGAGTCTATGTTTGTGGTCCTGAAATAATGATGTACAAAACTGTCCAGTCTGCGCATTCTAGAGGCATGTTTGTTCAAGCAAGTCTTGAGAGAATGATGAAATGCGGTGTTGGGATTTGTGGAAGCTGCTGTGTTGGAGAAGACCTCGTTTGCAGGGATGGTACTGTCTTTGATGGTGAACATCTTTCTTCAAACAAGGAATTTGGTCATTTTTACAGAAATAAGGCTGGAATTTTAGAAAAATACTGA
- a CDS encoding HemK2/MTQ2 family protein methyltransferase has protein sequence MQTKFLKNEEYPPSEDTFFIVKNIEDEKGDNALDIGSGSGYLTKLLSENFSLVVGTDINYAVLKDQTYKTENIVCCSGSDALKIKFDFIVCNLPYLATDEILDIATDGGAEGFEIPKKIFDSVINNIAENGKFVFVTSSLSNYQKLIDYAQKLGLKTRIMAKKKLFFEELILVEATN, from the coding sequence TTGCAAACCAAATTCTTAAAAAATGAAGAATACCCTCCTTCAGAGGATACCTTCTTCATTGTAAAAAACATTGAAGATGAAAAAGGAGACAATGCCTTGGATATTGGTAGTGGTTCTGGATATCTGACAAAATTACTATCTGAGAATTTTTCTCTTGTAGTTGGAACTGACATTAATTATGCAGTACTAAAGGATCAAACCTACAAAACAGAAAATATTGTTTGCTGTAGTGGCTCTGATGCACTAAAAATAAAATTTGATTTCATTGTATGCAACTTACCCTATCTTGCAACTGATGAAATACTAGATATTGCAACAGATGGTGGTGCAGAAGGATTTGAGATTCCAAAAAAAATATTTGATTCTGTAATTAACAATATTGCAGAAAATGGAAAATTTGTATTTGTGACATCGTCGTTATCTAACTATCAAAAATTAATTGACTATGCTCAAAAATTAGGCTTGAAAACGCGAATTATGGCAAAAAAGAAACTATTCTTTGAGGAATTAATTCTAGTAGAGGCTACTAACTAA
- a CDS encoding isocitrate/isopropylmalate dehydrogenase family protein: protein MSKKAAVMKGDGIGPEVVESMLKVLRECNTQSEIILCEAGSEQWGKNGRKDKSYIPDETIKILEESDACFKGPTTTIPVPGAPRSVAVTLRQKFELYSNIRPTKTYDRLTPNRKLDCVCFREATEGLYTGVEARINEDAAIAIRKITRQGCDRFLNSAMKWAKQNNMKKMVAITKRNILKETDGIFWNCAQKAVEGTDVELSEIYIDNMAQQMVVAPEQFNGAVLVSTNLFMDIISELASGLVGSIGLIYSANMGDNFAMFEAAHGSAPQFAGQNKVNPTATVLSGAWMAEYLGEKDIRDAIFDATYQVINEGKTVTWDIGGNASTTQMTDAIITYAKDNLRK from the coding sequence TTGAGTAAAAAAGCAGCAGTAATGAAAGGAGACGGTATCGGTCCTGAAGTTGTAGAATCAATGCTCAAAGTTCTAAGAGAATGCAACACCCAATCAGAGATTATTCTTTGTGAGGCAGGCTCTGAGCAATGGGGAAAAAATGGAAGAAAAGACAAATCATACATCCCTGATGAGACAATCAAGATTTTAGAAGAATCTGATGCCTGCTTTAAGGGACCAACCACAACCATTCCAGTTCCAGGAGCCCCAAGAAGTGTAGCAGTTACTCTGCGTCAAAAATTTGAATTATATTCTAACATCAGACCAACTAAAACTTATGATAGATTAACACCTAATAGAAAACTTGACTGTGTATGTTTTAGAGAAGCAACAGAAGGATTGTACACAGGTGTTGAGGCAAGGATTAATGAAGATGCCGCAATTGCAATTAGAAAAATTACAAGACAAGGTTGTGACAGATTTCTAAATTCTGCAATGAAATGGGCAAAACAAAACAATATGAAAAAAATGGTTGCAATTACAAAAAGGAATATTCTAAAAGAGACAGACGGAATTTTTTGGAATTGTGCCCAAAAAGCAGTTGAGGGAACAGATGTGGAATTATCAGAGATTTACATCGACAACATGGCACAGCAAATGGTAGTAGCCCCTGAGCAGTTCAATGGTGCAGTTCTTGTGAGTACCAATTTGTTCATGGATATTATTTCAGAATTAGCTTCAGGATTAGTAGGATCTATTGGATTAATTTATTCTGCAAACATGGGAGATAATTTCGCAATGTTTGAAGCAGCACATGGAAGTGCACCACAATTTGCAGGACAAAATAAAGTAAATCCAACTGCAACTGTTCTATCAGGAGCTTGGATGGCAGAATATCTCGGTGAAAAAGATATCAGAGATGCAATATTTGATGCAACATACCAAGTAATCAATGAAGGAAAAACAGTGACATGGGATATCGGAGGCAATGCATCAACTACACAAATGACAGATGCAATTATCACATATGCAAAAGATAATCTAAGAAAATAA
- a CDS encoding B12-binding domain-containing radical SAM protein, whose protein sequence is MGTPKIVLTADRTLMSPYRGLSLATFFGCAPALDPNRDKSSFWYKILGKQVTPKILFDFICNYIPHTNGVANYAPYGLRKLEAGLLRDGFSRQDVVVAHPDHIEQFIGPETEVVGTYEMDPLGMGPVTMTFTYGRKQTSYDEFYNTELHHRIKAAKLKTGSKAKVISGASGTWQYNYDPEKIEEFGIYAILEGELGGIAPEIDGHAGRFFNYLINGDFENMDPFRKRSDFKVNIKEFERNGKKIHGRFVNFWDRPELEEIPDIVEPSMHGMVEVMRGCGRGCKFCDVTLRSLRYYSPEKVKREIEVNIKKGGSKSAWIHSDDIFVYGMDPRTAKGMEPNREALEELFTAIMSTGVEHTNPTHGTLAGAIADEKLIPNLSKIIKAGPDNMIGVQAGFETGSLRLIGKYADRKLAPYDPSEWHWVVKEGVKTLNQDYWIPAFTLIMGLDNDETPEDSWETIRLLSELEHEQPDSMFTATALTFVPIGLLEKSDFFNIGNEMTPAQLGVLYKTWQHNFKYGIQKFMTKTGSKGPQRYFFNAIARSLGGVPLGAMERYARRKSKEHEQVIETVKAKYW, encoded by the coding sequence ATGGGAACTCCAAAAATTGTTTTAACTGCAGACAGAACTTTAATGTCGCCATATCGAGGGCTTTCATTAGCTACATTTTTTGGATGTGCACCTGCACTAGACCCTAATCGTGACAAAAGCAGTTTTTGGTACAAAATTCTTGGAAAACAAGTAACTCCGAAAATCCTGTTTGATTTTATTTGTAATTATATTCCTCACACAAATGGTGTTGCAAATTATGCACCATATGGTTTGAGAAAATTAGAAGCTGGTTTGCTCCGAGATGGATTTAGCAGACAAGATGTAGTTGTTGCACATCCAGATCATATTGAGCAATTCATTGGTCCTGAAACTGAAGTTGTTGGAACATATGAGATGGATCCTCTTGGCATGGGTCCTGTAACAATGACATTTACTTATGGTCGAAAACAAACATCTTATGATGAATTTTACAATACTGAATTACATCATAGAATCAAAGCTGCTAAATTAAAAACTGGCAGTAAGGCAAAAGTAATTTCAGGTGCATCTGGAACTTGGCAATACAATTACGATCCAGAAAAAATTGAAGAGTTTGGCATCTATGCAATTCTAGAGGGAGAGTTAGGTGGTATTGCACCTGAAATTGATGGACATGCTGGAAGATTCTTCAATTATTTGATTAATGGTGACTTTGAAAATATGGATCCTTTCAGAAAGAGAAGTGACTTTAAAGTTAACATTAAAGAATTTGAAAGAAATGGAAAAAAAATCCATGGACGATTTGTTAATTTCTGGGATAGACCTGAACTAGAAGAAATTCCTGATATTGTAGAACCTAGTATGCATGGAATGGTAGAGGTAATGCGTGGATGTGGTAGAGGTTGTAAATTCTGTGACGTTACATTAAGATCATTGAGATACTATTCTCCTGAAAAAGTCAAAAGAGAAATTGAAGTTAACATCAAGAAAGGTGGCTCAAAATCTGCTTGGATTCACAGTGATGATATCTTCGTTTACGGAATGGATCCTAGAACTGCAAAAGGAATGGAACCAAACAGAGAAGCCCTAGAAGAATTATTCACTGCAATCATGTCAACTGGTGTTGAACACACAAACCCAACACATGGAACATTGGCTGGAGCAATTGCCGATGAAAAACTAATTCCAAATCTTTCTAAAATCATTAAAGCTGGACCTGACAACATGATTGGCGTTCAAGCTGGATTTGAAACTGGTAGTCTTAGACTAATTGGTAAATATGCTGATAGAAAACTTGCACCTTATGATCCATCTGAATGGCATTGGGTTGTCAAAGAAGGTGTCAAGACATTGAATCAAGATTATTGGATTCCTGCATTCACATTAATTATGGGTCTTGACAATGATGAAACTCCTGAAGACTCTTGGGAGACAATTCGTTTGCTTAGTGAACTTGAGCATGAACAACCTGATTCCATGTTTACTGCAACTGCACTAACCTTTGTTCCTATAGGCTTGTTAGAAAAATCTGATTTCTTCAATATTGGAAATGAAATGACTCCTGCTCAGCTAGGAGTTCTTTACAAGACCTGGCAGCACAATTTCAAATATGGTATTCAAAAATTCATGACCAAAACTGGCTCTAAAGGTCCTCAAAGATACTTCTTTAACGCCATTGCAAGATCTCTTGGTGGTGTTCCATTAGGTGCAATGGAGAGATATGCACGTAGAAAGAGTAAGGAACACGAACAAGTTATTGAGACTGTAAAGGCCAAATACTGGTAG
- the rsmA gene encoding 16S rRNA (adenine(1518)-N(6)/adenine(1519)-N(6))-dimethyltransferase RsmA — MIKRKRFGQHFLNSNSISQSIVSEAKITKNDVVFELGTGLGILTPLLCENASKVISVDVDEQLTKNAQSKFSNIENLVLKSGDGFKSKEPFTIFVSNLPYSKSKEAIEWLAQSSFSHGVIMVQKEFAEKLFAKSSKKRKAVSVIADYSFEIKILSNVGKNNFSPPPKVDSVILKIVKKNVMSKDLIHTINKIFSYRRKTVKNILKQFNKESEIDKRVDDLSGDEIINLANQILKK, encoded by the coding sequence ATGATAAAACGAAAACGGTTCGGACAACACTTTCTCAACTCAAATTCTATATCTCAAAGCATTGTTTCTGAGGCTAAAATTACTAAAAATGACGTTGTTTTTGAACTGGGAACGGGATTGGGCATCCTAACTCCACTGCTGTGTGAAAATGCAAGCAAGGTAATCTCAGTTGATGTAGACGAGCAACTAACCAAAAACGCACAATCTAAATTTTCAAACATTGAAAATTTGGTTTTAAAATCAGGTGATGGTTTCAAGTCAAAAGAACCTTTCACAATTTTTGTCTCAAATCTTCCATATTCTAAGAGTAAAGAGGCAATAGAGTGGCTTGCACAATCTTCATTTTCTCATGGAGTGATAATGGTCCAAAAGGAATTTGCAGAGAAATTATTTGCAAAATCATCAAAAAAACGCAAGGCAGTAAGCGTCATAGCTGATTACTCTTTTGAAATAAAGATTCTCTCAAATGTAGGGAAAAACAATTTTTCACCCCCTCCAAAAGTTGATTCTGTAATTTTAAAAATTGTTAAAAAAAATGTAATGAGTAAGGATCTAATACACACAATCAACAAAATTTTTTCATATAGGAGAAAGACTGTAAAAAATATTTTAAAACAATTCAATAAGGAAAGTGAAATAGATAAAAGAGTCGATGATCTTTCTGGAGATGAAATAATTAATCTTGCAAACCAAATTCTTAAAAAATGA
- a CDS encoding 30S ribosomal protein S30e has translation MATHGSLTKAGKVRGQTPKVEGRKIVGTSSSLRNKSNFKKRFVLGRFPGQNKPGQRRKRR, from the coding sequence ATGGCAACACACGGTTCACTTACCAAAGCAGGTAAAGTAAGAGGACAGACACCAAAAGTTGAAGGTAGAAAGATTGTAGGTACTAGTTCTAGTCTTAGAAACAAAAGTAACTTCAAAAAACGATTTGTCCTTGGTAGATTCCCTGGACAGAACAAACCTGGACAAAGAAGAAAGAGACGTTAG
- a CDS encoding 50S ribosomal protein L21 has protein sequence MATKKSHGRSHGFKHKSRSVMKKDSPRGVSFLLREYQEGQQALVIIDPRQHKGLPHRRYHGKVGRITNVGRRAITLDVKLGDKTKTLITRLDHIKPFGV, from the coding sequence ATGGCAACTAAAAAATCTCATGGTCGTTCACATGGATTTAAGCACAAATCAAGATCCGTTATGAAAAAGGATTCTCCAAGAGGAGTCTCATTCCTGTTACGTGAATACCAAGAAGGTCAACAAGCACTTGTCATTATTGATCCTAGACAACACAAAGGACTGCCACACAGAAGATACCACGGCAAAGTGGGTCGTATTACAAATGTTGGCAGACGTGCAATCACCCTTGATGTCAAATTGGGTGATAAAACGAAAACCTTAATCACTAGATTGGATCACATTAAACCATTCGGTGTATGA
- the rlmN gene encoding 23S rRNA (adenine(2503)-C(2))-methyltransferase RlmN, which yields MTDLYRLLPEEMEKLVIDMGYPRYRADQILLPLYYKFPKDINDIPQLPKKLREELVESGYTIGSAKETHRVVSDDGDTTKLLLDLNNDNAVETVLMQYPSSKLGGHPRSTICVSTQIGCAMGCVFCATGQMGFKTNLAAEHIVSQVIHFAEILEKRGEHVTNLVFMGMGEPMANYDEMIRAIRILTHDRGFGLGQRHITISTIGIVSGIDKLAEENLQIGLAISLHSPNNKLRKELVPTAGPNSVEDIIEAGRRYFKKTGRRVTFEYALMDGINDSAEIAEELAKLLKGNGSHVNLIPINPTAGDFKRPSKNRVHEFERILSNAGVNCTIRVEKGTEISAACGQLRTDIIG from the coding sequence ATGACTGATCTGTATCGTTTACTTCCAGAAGAGATGGAGAAATTAGTAATTGATATGGGTTATCCTAGATATCGTGCAGATCAAATTTTGCTTCCATTATATTACAAATTCCCCAAAGACATCAACGACATACCACAACTCCCAAAAAAATTAAGAGAAGAACTTGTTGAATCTGGATACACTATTGGTTCTGCAAAAGAAACTCATAGAGTTGTAAGTGATGATGGTGATACAACAAAGCTTCTACTTGATCTAAATAACGACAACGCAGTAGAAACTGTTCTGATGCAATATCCTTCATCGAAACTTGGAGGACATCCAAGATCAACTATTTGTGTTTCTACTCAAATTGGTTGCGCAATGGGTTGTGTGTTTTGTGCAACAGGACAAATGGGTTTTAAAACAAATCTTGCTGCAGAACATATTGTATCTCAAGTAATTCATTTTGCAGAAATTCTGGAAAAACGAGGAGAACATGTAACGAATTTGGTATTTATGGGAATGGGAGAACCAATGGCAAACTATGATGAGATGATCAGAGCAATACGAATTCTAACACATGATAGAGGATTTGGACTTGGACAACGACACATAACAATTTCTACAATAGGTATTGTATCAGGAATCGATAAACTAGCAGAAGAAAATTTGCAAATTGGTCTTGCTATATCACTGCATTCTCCAAACAACAAATTGCGAAAAGAACTAGTTCCAACTGCAGGACCAAATTCTGTTGAGGATATTATTGAGGCAGGAAGACGTTATTTCAAAAAGACTGGAAGGCGTGTGACATTTGAGTATGCGCTGATGGATGGAATTAATGATTCTGCTGAAATAGCAGAAGAATTGGCTAAACTTTTGAAAGGAAATGGCTCTCATGTCAATCTGATTCCAATAAATCCCACTGCTGGTGATTTTAAACGCCCATCAAAAAATAGAGTTCATGAATTTGAGCGAATTTTATCAAATGCAGGGGTGAATTGCACCATTCGTGTGGAAAAAGGAACTGAGATCTCAGCTGCATGCGGGCAACTGAGAACTGACATTATTGGGTGA
- a CDS encoding dihydroorotate dehydrogenase encodes MNQLLYSKLSSLFKVEPSLATSIGKIQLDKPMMLASGILGISLDVFNRLYRSGAGAVVTKSLSTEPWEGYPNPTIFSVKGGGWINAVGLSNPGATNFAKMIESNQTVPIVVSLVGSIPEDFEFMIKQFENCKVTAYELNLSCPHVAKVGLEVGDDPELVRKIVTTSKNSTDVPIIAKVGLGTTHYLNTVSTAIDSGIDAITAINTVRAMAIDVETQRPILSNKFGGLSGTPIKPIALRCVYEISSKYDIPIIGCGGVSTWEDAVEFFLAGASAIQLGSAIGDNWIDVFGEINNGILEYMKRKNYSSIKDMVGLAKKS; translated from the coding sequence GTGAATCAACTATTATATTCGAAACTAAGTTCATTATTCAAAGTGGAACCTAGTCTTGCAACTTCCATAGGTAAAATTCAATTAGATAAGCCTATGATGCTGGCATCTGGAATTTTAGGTATATCTTTGGATGTTTTTAATCGATTATATCGTTCAGGTGCAGGTGCAGTTGTAACAAAATCACTTAGTACTGAACCCTGGGAGGGATATCCAAACCCAACAATCTTTAGCGTAAAAGGTGGTGGCTGGATAAATGCTGTGGGTCTCTCAAATCCTGGAGCCACGAATTTTGCTAAAATGATTGAATCAAATCAAACTGTTCCAATTGTAGTTAGTTTAGTTGGTTCTATTCCTGAAGATTTTGAGTTTATGATAAAGCAATTTGAAAATTGTAAAGTTACAGCATATGAGCTAAATTTGTCCTGTCCTCACGTTGCCAAAGTCGGTTTAGAAGTTGGTGATGATCCAGAATTAGTTAGGAAAATTGTAACGACATCTAAAAATTCAACTGATGTTCCTATAATTGCCAAAGTCGGTTTAGGTACTACACATTATCTTAATACTGTAAGTACAGCAATTGATTCAGGAATTGATGCCATCACTGCAATCAATACCGTTAGAGCCATGGCTATTGATGTTGAAACACAGCGACCTATTCTTAGTAATAAATTTGGAGGATTGTCTGGAACTCCGATTAAACCTATTGCATTGAGATGCGTATATGAGATTTCTTCAAAATATGATATTCCGATAATTGGCTGTGGTGGTGTTTCAACATGGGAAGATGCAGTAGAATTTTTCTTGGCAGGTGCATCTGCAATTCAACTTGGCAGTGCAATTGGTGATAATTGGATTGATGTATTTGGTGAAATCAATAATGGCATACTCGAATATATGAAAAGAAAAAATTATTCCTCAATAAAGGATATGGTGGGACTTGCAAAGAAATCATAA